One stretch of Clavelina lepadiformis chromosome 6, kaClaLepa1.1, whole genome shotgun sequence DNA includes these proteins:
- the LOC143463516 gene encoding uncharacterized protein LOC143463516 isoform X2, whose product MYSMEELKTWWEVPAIAHFFSLFKSCFSLTDFTIEELEECLLTDGEDDKSTIFTSRLLTQLLQGCYSNPNISVTTYHDTLLHIMKKRWEEEDGRVNPLSSANADFHSLPTMLKVQIIHRLTEYRLDANDVVEKLSGLNPSDLRLEPLGSDRNGSKYWYFFGVRLYKETPPAKKPKKRKREAKLKKKELKKMRLHSMETNGPNSKLLNGGFGEDSPPMDFLPAEESSHNDGFTFPGLHLFKKKSKKKSKKHKKSKNDSDDEDDASYFSYGRLARSKWEVVCYNVNDWKKLARKLGKGESRREEVLRRLITDNFLPNLPKIVEDMEQQRLAKEQMELLPRRSSCRILAKKLYEAEEEETPDKRIEALKLEKEEHEKVQSKEREERMNLEFEKLLKKELERKKKFDFDKQKQEKEEEKMRRLSLGLPPESESSSDEGLSVSSSAEFDMNVDRMSKHQAPHKNRINKGSKKTDQNLKKTREEEGSATSKRRGRPPTSSSTNNSKASKKVTAKLYKSNERMQKLSKTKEKLKPEELDKRLDEERKEGDEEEWDDGQLAVKAGDHECKVMKEAWDVIDTHPDAWPFEKPVEEWYAPGYYNIIKRPIDLSQIEAKLMEKKYKTVLEFKDDITLMFNNCRLYNGPESEYTEVANTLDKTFKKTLFIGLSRQQTDNKVKTNKSNNKPCRKKKPENAGGYILADPQPVDDQYMAYINDEFGDGIEEEQEDSEESSDEFTPPGVSKIKLRKARMEFAKKIWQGADSKGAKTSASRGRGRQPSATSTKGKILMDAAKPLKRKEKHDEASSSSEKSDATPIENKTQPKKRGRPAKSTAAARRGRKASAKANRKVTSESKEANSDSSDGDGGKTNISHRQRGRGRPTNSRGRGSGEWPSAETKKTKSSDTNSSSSEATGNDSDVIEKDVKKDQEDSGGRGILDSAPKLANPLRLPEENTDDNDGEQDAGKLSDSLHHDAESSSSSSRASSRSHSLEKFEKLKEDAKSKPQVLWSLDYLASQARVLEEQYQKTESTSNKPSGRKQSSQSSTPSGDLKSSENDQQRKSLPSPQRLLKSQRKDITPFSGANNRKSDLDDNHHRDMGRSTKIMASSNTSKSIPPGGRRREDSDVYSFNDDDASSNIFGEKSRGPPGQTCQDPSNHQDRKQTMTTGKSPASGYPNKSSSFSSPGFTSSHTSRTTETKQELRNNELIRRASSDQLSSPQTPSSGYRTASSGHYSSSPYTGSETSNSVASRPSQESDSDRYPKLVNVQKQDCSVPAQTKAHTTDSSAVSANIRNQKPDINNQPGYQRNSKEPPVKAPLDRVSSAPTEVNSSGAINFRVGQNLSMPQTQSSHTSHVNSSKGSSSMASTNIVNVPASSSHNPGTSPNLPPSQIPINTSQMPLNRRHSQHQVGKQPHGQSPSSTFAQKNESVTSNSGTKISEPSTNNQHPDSSTTLRPQNAAMPLNVSTQHTQHPRVPSFNLQTQATQPINSGHHTTSMKQQGSDHPAQPPGPSVPHGFEQRSSNRKIDSSFRNTTSSSSNMQQHTFNYGVSNAPSTGATHSTGNASTGRGSSSTYHQQATSSSDTNVVMQNPTMANFGLTPWSLSQPQHSDMNNPSPHVNAQRKTSSSSGGFTPQKPSGHSQSVPSQPQQPQQPQQQQSMQAHRTPSSHPYHGSTTSMTSTKAPPPNMQSGGHPPVKHRNPSTSSNTDSHAGSNVPASKHHQRHSNASNTVSSGASGSAHTGSGQSAMQGSAMSAASRRHSGNASQYQKDYMGYHIPPTPAPTPRDVRTSAYSPHQQNGLLSSGAMANNNAALLHQDLTASATLRALQQQHKTDRPTHPAAASMLHYAAAAAAQQSQGAVAAASEQYNRLAASAHHRATSQHAHALAGVYHPHAQNVSTSSAQAAAHLSTPWLQAAPGAGYPSNLLPHPHIDPVYQLMQQSGMHGQYPMYSNPVMQQLHQQQLHHRMLPKY is encoded by the exons ATGTATTCTATGGAAGAGTTAAAGACCTGGTGGGAAGTCCCAgcaattgcacattttttctctctttttaAGAGCTGTTTTTCACTCACAGACTTCACAATTGAG GAACTGGAAGAATGTTTACTAACTGATGGTGAAGATGATAAGTCAACTATATTTACATCACGTCTATTAACGCAGCTTTTGCAGGGCTGTTACAGCAATCCAAACATCAG TGTTACCACGTATCATGACACACTGCTTCACATCATGAAGAAGCGTTGGGAAGAGGAAGATGGTAGAGTTAATCCTCTCTCATCTGCCAACGCCGACTTTCATTCACTGCCCACCATGCTCAAAGTTCAAATTATTCATCGCCTCACCGAATACAGGCTAGATGCAAAT GATGTTGTGGAAAAACTGTCTGGTCTAAACCCATCTGACCTTCGGCTTGAACCACTCGGGTCTGACAGGAATGGATCAAAATATTGGTACTTTTTTGGTGTGAG GCTTTACAAGGAAACACCACCAGCTAAAAAGCCAAAAAAGCGTAAACGTGAAGCCaagttgaagaaaaaagaattgaaaaagatgaGACTGCACTCGATGGAGACCAATGGACCAAATTCAAAG CTTTTGAATGGAGGTTTTGGAGAAGACTCCCCACCCATGGACTTTCTACCTGCAGAAGAGTCTTCACACAATGATGGTTTTACATTCCCAggtttacatttgtttaagaaaaagagcaagaaaaaatcaaagaaacataaaaagaGTAAAAATGATTCTGATGATGAGGATGACGCATCAT ATTTCAGTTATGGACGACTTGCAAGAAGCAAATGGGAAGTTGTTTGCTATAATGTTAACGATTGGAAGAAGCTTGCCAGAAAATTAGGCAAAGGAGAATCCAGGAGGGAGGAAGTTCTTCGTCGGCTCATAACTGATAATTTCCTCCCCAACTTGCCAAAGATTGTGGAAGATATG GAACAACAAAGGCTTGCAAAAGAGCAAATGGAGCTCCTCCCTAGAAGAAGTTCATGTCGAATCTTGGCAAAGAAGCTATACGAAGCTGAGGAAGAG GAAACACCGGATAAAAGAATAGAGGCTTTGAAGCTGGAGAAGGAGGAACATGAAAAAGTACAAAGTAAAGAACGTGAGGAACGAATGAACTTGGAATTTGAGAAATTGCTGAAGAAAGAACtagaaagaaaaaagaaatttgattttgacaAGCAAAAGCAAG agaaagaagaagaaaagatGAGGAGACTATCACTAGGACTTCCACCTGAATCTGAATCAAGCTCTGATGAAGGTTTAAGCGTGAGCAGCTCAGCAGAATTTGATATGAATGTTGACAGAATGTCAAAACATCAAGCTCCACATAAAAATCGAATAAATAAGGGTTCCAAGAAAACTGACCAAAACTTGAAGAAAACACGTGAAGAAGAAGGCAGTGCGACTTCTAAGAGGCGAGGTCGGCCTCCTACAAGTTCATCCACAAACAATTCCAAAGCAAG CAAAAAAGTAACTGCAAAACTCTACAAATCAAATGAACGCATGCAAAAACTGAGTAAGACAAAAGAGAAATTGAAACCAGAAGAATTGGATAAACGACTTGACGAAGAAAGGAAAGAAGGTGATGAAGAAGAATGGGACGATGGGCAACTTGCTGTGAAAGCTGGTGACCATGAGTGTAAGGTCATGAAAGAG GCTTGGGATGTGATAGATACTCATCCAGATGCCTGGCCCTTTGAAAAGCCTGTGGAAGAATGGTATGCTCCTGGGTATTACAATATTATAAAG aGACCAATAGATCTGTCACAAATTGAAGCAAAACTAATggagaaaaaatacaaaacagtGTTAGAGTTTAAAGATGATATAACGTTAATGTTTAATAATTGCCGATTGTACAATGGTCCTGAAAGTG AATACACAGAAGTGGCAAACACCTTGgacaaaacgtttaaaaaaacACTCTTTATTGGACTGTCCAGACAGCAGACTGataacaaagtaaaaacaaataagAGCAACAACAAACCATGTCGAAAGAAAAAGCCAGAAAATGCCG GGGGGTACATTTTGGCTGATCCTCAACCAGTGGATGACCAATACATGGCTTACATTAATGATGAGTTTGGGGATGGTATAGAAGAGGAGCAGGAAGATAGTGAGGAATCATCTGATGAATTTACTCCTCCTGGTGTCTCGAAGATAAAATTGAGAAAAGCGAGAATGGAATTTGCCAAAAAGATATGGCAAGGTGCGGATTCTAAGGGAGCCAAGACATCTGCATCCAGAGGAAGAGGCAGACAACCTTCAGCTACCTCaacaaaaggaaaaatattGATGGATGCTGCAAAAcctttgaagagaaaagagaaGCATGACGAAGCCTCTAGTTCCAGCGAGAAGAGTGATGCCACTCCAATAGAAAATAAGACGCAACCAAAGAAAAGAGGAAGACCCGCAAAGTCAACCGCTGCTGCTCGAAGAGGGAGAAAAGCATCTGCGAAAGCTAATAGGAAAGTTACATCTGAGAGCAAAGAGGCAAACAGCGACAGCAGTGATGGAGACGGTGGGAAAACTAATATTTCTCACCGTCAAAGAGGTCGTGGAAGACCTACAAACAGCAGAGGAAGAGGCAGTGGAGAGTGGCCATCAgctgaaacaaagaaaacaaaatcttcTGATACAAACAGCTCTTCCTCAGAAGCCACTGGTAATGATAGCGATGTAATCGAAAAAGATGTGAAGAAAGATCAAGAAGATAGTGGCGGTAGAGGCATTTTGGATTCCGCTCCTAAACTTGCTAATCCTCTGAGGCTTCCTGAAGAGAACACCGATGATAATGATGGTGAACAGGATGCAGGAAAATTAAGTGATTCCCTTCATCACGATGCAGAATCCTCTTCCTCTTCTTCCAGAGCATCTTCTCGCTCCCATTCACTTGAAAAATTTGAGAAACTTAAAGAAGATGCCAAATCCAAGCCACAAGTCCTATGGTCACTCGACTATCTTGCATCCCAAGCTAGAGTCCTGGAAGAGCAATACCAAAAGACTGAATCAACATCAAATAAACCATCAGGCAGAAAACAGAGCAGTCAGTCCAGTACACCAAGTGGTGATTTAAAATCCTCTGAGAATGACCAACAAAGAAAATCCTTACCTTCCCCACAACGTCTGCTGAAATCTCAGAGAAAAGACATTACACCTTTCTCAGGTGCAAATAACAGAAAGTCAGATTTAGATGATAACCATCATAGAGACATGGGGAGGTCAACCAAAATCATGGCATCTAGCAACACCTCAAAATCGATTCCTCCAGGTGGAAGAAGGAGGGAGGATTCAGATGTATACAGTTTTAATGATGATGATGCGTCAAGCAATATTTTCGGTGAAAAGTCTAGAGGCCCTCCTGGACAAACTTGTCAAGATCCGTCCAATCATCAGGATCGAAAACAAACTATGACTACTGGAAAATCCCCAGCGTCCGGTTATCCTAACAAATCGTCATCATTTTCTTCCCCTGGCTTTACTTCAAGTCACACTTCTCGAACTACAGAAACTAAACAAGAATTGAGGAATAATGAGCTGATAAGGAGAGCTTCAAGTGATCAGCTTTCGTCTCCACAAACCCCATCATCTGGATATAGAACTGCATCATCTGGACATTATTCCTCTAGTCCATACACTGGTAGTGAGACTAGTAATAGTGTGGCTTCAAGGCCGTCTCAGGAAAGTGATTCAGATCGATATCCAAAGCTAGTTAATGTTCAAAAACAAGACTGTAGTGTTCCAGCACAAACGAAAGCTCATACTACTGACAGTAGTGCGGTTTCAGCTAACATACGTAACCAAAAACCAGACATTAACAACCAACCAGGTTATCAGCGCAACTCTAAAGAACCTCCTGTTAAGGCACCTTTGGACCGAGTTAGTTCCGCACCCACTGAAGTAAATAGTTCTGGTGCCATTAACTTTCGAGTGGGGCAGAACCTTTCAATGCCCCAAACCCAGTCTTCTCACACATCTCATGTGAATAGCTCTAAGGGGTCTTCCAGTATGGCAAGTACAAACATAGTGAATGTTCCTGCCAGTAGTTCACATAACCCAGGCACATCGCCTAATCTGCCTCCATCACAAATTCCCATAAATACGAGTCAAATGCCACTGAATCGAAGGCATTCACAGCACCAAGTGGGCAAACAGCCTCATGGACAGTCTCCAAGTTCAACTTTTGCACAAAAAAACGAGAGTGTGACAAGTAACAGCGGTACTAAAATTTCCGAGCCATCTACTAACAATCAACACCCAGATAGTTCTACTACTCTACGCCCACAGAATGCAGCGATGCCTTTGAATGTTTCTACACAACATACCCAGCACCCAAGGGTGCCTTCATTTAACCTGCAGACCCAAGCCACGCAACCAATCAACAGCGGTCACCACACAACCTCAATGAAGCAACAAGGTTCTGACCATCCCGCCCAACCCCCAGGGCCATCTGTTCCACATGGTTTCGAACAGCGCTCATCCAACAGAAAGATTGACTCATCATTTCGAAATACTACGTCCAGTTCATCAAATATGCAGCAGCATACATTTAACTATGGTGTCTCTAATGCACCTTCTACAGGGGCAACCCATAGCACTGGAAATGCCTCCACTGGCCGTGGAAGCTCATCCACATATCACCAGCAAG CTACATCATCAAGTGATACAAATGTGGTTATGCAAAATCCAACTATGGCTAACTTTGGTTTGACCCCCTGGTCCTTATCTCAGCCCCAGCACAGTGACATGAACAACCCCAGTCCCCATGTTAATGCACAGAGGAAAACTAGCTCTTCCTCTG GTGGGTTTACACCTCAAAAACCATCTGGTCACAGTCAGTCAGTACCGTCTCAACCTCAACAACCACAACAACCACAGCAGCAGCAGAGTATGCAAGCCCACAGGACACCCTCATCCCATCCATATCATGGGAGCACCACTAGCATGACATCAACCAAAGCACCTCCGCCTAACATGCAAAGCG GAGGTCATCCACCTGTGAAACACAGGAATCCAAGTACATCGAGCAACACTGACAGTCATGCAGGCAGCAATGTTCCTGCTTCAAAGCATCATCAGAGACATTCAAACGCCTCCAATACTGTCTCGTCAGGTGCTTCAGGTTCTGCGCATACTGGTTCTGGCCAGTCAGCGATGCAAGGGTCTGCTATGTCAGCAGCATCCCGTAGACACTCTGGAAATGCATCACAGTACCAG AAGGATTACATGGGTTATCACATCCCACCTACTCCTGCTCCCACTCCAAGAGATGTGAGGACCTCAGCTTATTCTCCGCATCAGCAGAATGGACTCCTTTCATCGGGAGCGATGGCTAATAATAACGCCGCATTGTTACATCAGGACCTGACAGCTTCAGCCACACTAAG GGCACTTCAACAGCAACATAAAACCGATCGTCCTACACATCCTGCCGCCGCCAGCATGCTCCATTATGCGGCGGCGGCGGCAGCACAGCAATCTCAAGGAGCTGTAGCTGCTGCAAGTGAACAATACAATCGCCTTGCTGCGTCAG CTCATCATCGTGCCACGTCCCAACATGCCCATGCACTAGCAGGTGTCTATCATCCTCATGCCCAGAATGTTTCTACGTCGTCAGCACAAGCTGCTGCCCATCTCAGCACACCATGGCTGCAA GCTGCTCCTGGTGCCGGTTATCCAAGTAATCTTCTTCCCCATCCTCATATAGATCCGGTATATCAACTCATGCAACAGTCGGGCATGCACGGTCAA TATCCGATGTATTCCAACCCGGTCATGCAACAATTGCATCAGCAGCAGCTTCATCATAGAATGTTGCCGAAATACTAA